In Arcobacter sp. CECT 8983, a single window of DNA contains:
- a CDS encoding diacylglycerol kinase gives MRNQPKYNFIKNTSYAVNGLKDLIKSESSFKIELLFSIILLPIIIFIDQTLTNKLLLFITFSGVLLAEIINSAIERTVDLVTLEFHHMAKRAKDVGSAIVFISITICTITWLIILLN, from the coding sequence ATGAGAAATCAACCAAAATACAATTTTATTAAAAATACTTCATATGCAGTTAATGGATTAAAAGATTTAATAAAAAGTGAAAGTTCATTTAAAATTGAACTTCTCTTTTCTATTATTCTCTTACCTATTATAATTTTTATTGATCAAACACTTACAAATAAACTACTTTTATTTATAACTTTTAGTGGCGTTTTATTAGCAGAAATAATAAATAGTGCAATTGAAAGAACAGTTGATTTAGTTACATTAGAATTTCATCATATGGCAAAAAGAGCAAAAGATGTTGGAAGTGCTATTGTTTTTATAAGCATCACTATTTGTACAATCACTTGGTTAATCATTTTATTAAATTAA
- a CDS encoding multidrug resistance efflux transporter family protein, with protein sequence MNRFIQIIQKYEQSSFYLLLIGLLAALFFSATFVINRAISLEGGHWYWTASLRFFYTVLFLAMGFVFFKDFAYLKKILKDYVNSFWFYTISGTIGFGFFYSMICYASDFSPGWVVATTWQLTIIASLIILSFFGKKVSKLTWVFTIIVFIGVTIVNLGHFNIDSLDLLLLGFIPVVIAAFSYPLGNQLIWEEKKRRKENNSSNTILNNAFAKVFLLTLGSFPFWVVLFFITNPTLPSSGQFISVAMVSLLSGVIATSLFLYARSIANSSSKLVIVDASQSGEVFFALIAEMIFLSALAPSITSLFGILLTIFGLILLVKFGK encoded by the coding sequence TTGAATAGATTTATACAAATAATACAAAAATATGAACAAAGCTCTTTTTATCTTCTACTTATTGGTTTACTAGCAGCGCTATTTTTTAGTGCAACTTTTGTTATCAATAGAGCAATATCTTTAGAAGGTGGTCATTGGTATTGGACTGCAAGCCTTAGATTTTTTTATACAGTTTTATTTTTAGCAATGGGCTTTGTATTTTTTAAAGACTTTGCCTATTTAAAAAAGATTTTAAAAGATTATGTAAATAGTTTTTGGTTTTATACTATAAGTGGAACTATAGGCTTTGGATTTTTTTATTCAATGATTTGTTATGCATCTGATTTTTCTCCTGGTTGGGTAGTTGCTACAACTTGGCAATTGACAATCATAGCCTCATTGATAATTCTTTCTTTTTTTGGGAAAAAAGTATCAAAACTAACTTGGGTTTTCACTATAATAGTTTTTATTGGTGTAACAATTGTTAATTTAGGGCATTTTAATATTGATAGCCTTGATTTACTGCTTTTAGGTTTTATACCTGTTGTTATTGCAGCTTTTTCTTATCCTTTAGGAAATCAATTAATTTGGGAAGAGAAAAAAAGAAGAAAAGAGAATAACTCTTCAAATACCATCTTAAATAATGCCTTTGCAAAAGTGTTTTTATTAACTTTAGGTTCTTTTCCTTTTTGGGTGGTTCTTTTTTTTATAACAAATCCTACTCTTCCTTCAAGTGGTCAGTTTATAAGTGTAGCAATGGTTTCTTTATTATCAGGGGTAATTGCAACTTCTTTATTTTTATATGCAAGAAGTATTGCCAATAGTTCATCAAAACTTGTGATTGTAGATGCCTCTCAATCAGGGGAAGTGTTTTTTGCCTTGATTGCAGAAATGATTTTCTTATCAGCCTTAGCTCCAAGTATAACTAGTCTTTTTGGAATACTTTTGACAATATTTGGGTTAATTCTTTTAGTTAAATTTGGAAAATAA
- a CDS encoding response regulator transcription factor, protein MKILIIEDDEKIINFLKKGLEEESYSVDYSLNGDEGIYLASVNTYDLILLDIMLPIKDGIEVCKTLRNNSIYTPIIMLTAKDSIEDKIKGLDIGANDYLAKPFSFSELLARIRVQLRATNQNQTTLKLADLELDLLTKTAKRGEDMINLTAKEFALLEYLIKNQNKVLSESVISSSLSNMDDMNMSNIVNVYIYRLRNKIDKPYEKKLIKTIRGLGFKISDD, encoded by the coding sequence ATGAAAATTTTAATTATAGAAGATGATGAAAAAATTATTAACTTTTTGAAAAAAGGTCTTGAAGAAGAATCTTATAGTGTTGATTACTCTTTGAATGGAGATGAGGGTATTTACTTAGCTAGTGTGAATACTTATGATTTAATACTTCTTGATATCATGCTTCCTATAAAAGATGGTATTGAAGTATGTAAAACATTAAGAAACAATTCTATTTACACGCCTATTATAATGCTTACAGCAAAAGACTCTATAGAAGACAAAATAAAAGGTTTAGATATTGGAGCAAATGATTATTTAGCTAAACCTTTTTCATTTAGTGAATTACTTGCTAGAATAAGAGTACAACTAAGGGCTACTAATCAAAATCAAACTACTCTAAAATTAGCTGATTTAGAATTAGATTTACTAACTAAAACAGCAAAAAGAGGTGAAGATATGATAAACCTTACAGCAAAAGAGTTCGCACTTTTAGAGTATCTAATAAAAAACCAAAACAAAGTTTTATCAGAAAGTGTTATTAGTTCTTCACTAAGTAATATGGATGATATGAACATGAGTAATATTGTAAATGTATATATCTATAGATTAAGAAATAAAATTGATAAACCATATGAAAAGAAACTTATCAAAACAATACGAGGCTTAGGGTTTAAAATAAGTGATGACTAA